A DNA window from Stutzerimonas stutzeri contains the following coding sequences:
- a CDS encoding polysaccharide biosynthesis tyrosine autokinase has translation MTALTRSSLEYDADNRIDLAGIMRTAYDHKALIIAITGLFAALGVIYALIATPIYQATAMIQIEPKKAAITGVPEISVRPDSVSQAVTEISLLKSRAVLGKAVEELKLYIAAKPRHFPLIGAYMARKHDPATDGALAAPLFGLASYAWGGEKLEVFQLDVPEAYLGLELTLVTGTDGSFTLRDDEQQPILHGQVNQAVESQGFKVQIAQLEARPGTEFRLVRNRPQTTALEYQDRLKVGEAGKDSGIIYMSLEDPDPQLASRVLDEISRLYVSQNIQRSSAEAAQRLEFLRSQLPQVRKELEKAEAALNSYQTSSKSVDISIETKGVLDQIVALETQISELTLKRVDYDRLYTREHPTYRTLMTQMGELQAQKAQLLKKVDALPMTQQELLRLRRDMEVTTQTYTLLMNQAQEQDILRAGTIGNVRVIDNAYSMIEKPSKPVRPLVVAIAIFVGLLASAAVILLRQAFYRGVESPDAIEKLGVPVYAGLPYSASQDQLNRSRKARDGKTRLLSLTEPTDLAVESLRSLRTSLKFAMLEARNKVLMITSPTPAVGKSFVSSNLAAVIAQTGQRVLLIDADMRRGYLHTLFGMAPRNGLSDALASGLSLAEITNRTELKNMHFISAGFTAPNPSELLMHDNFSRLLREAEKLYDFIIIDTPPVLAVTDAVLVAQQAGTNLLVARFGLSTSSQIDASKRRLGQNGVLLKGVILNAVKRKASTSPYDSGAYGYYTYTQHA, from the coding sequence ATGACTGCCTTGACCCGCTCTTCGCTGGAATATGACGCGGACAACCGCATCGACCTGGCCGGAATAATGCGCACCGCCTACGACCACAAAGCGCTGATCATCGCCATCACCGGGTTGTTCGCGGCCTTGGGCGTTATCTACGCCCTCATCGCCACGCCGATCTACCAAGCGACTGCAATGATCCAGATCGAACCGAAGAAGGCCGCCATTACCGGAGTGCCGGAAATATCCGTACGGCCAGATTCGGTGTCCCAGGCGGTGACCGAGATATCCCTGTTGAAGTCCCGCGCGGTATTGGGCAAAGCGGTCGAAGAACTCAAACTCTATATCGCTGCCAAGCCCCGCCACTTCCCGCTTATTGGCGCATATATGGCGCGTAAGCATGATCCCGCGACCGACGGTGCCCTAGCGGCCCCACTGTTCGGCCTGGCCAGCTATGCCTGGGGCGGCGAGAAGCTCGAGGTGTTCCAGCTCGACGTTCCTGAAGCCTATCTGGGTTTGGAGCTGACACTGGTCACCGGCACCGACGGCAGTTTCACCCTGCGTGACGATGAGCAGCAGCCGATTCTGCATGGCCAGGTCAATCAGGCGGTCGAGAGCCAAGGCTTCAAGGTACAGATTGCGCAGCTGGAGGCTCGGCCCGGTACCGAGTTCCGGCTGGTGCGCAATCGCCCGCAGACCACAGCGCTGGAGTACCAGGATCGCCTGAAGGTCGGCGAGGCCGGCAAGGACTCGGGGATCATCTACATGTCCCTAGAAGATCCGGACCCGCAACTGGCCAGCCGCGTACTGGACGAGATCAGCCGCCTGTACGTCAGCCAGAACATCCAGCGCAGCTCGGCAGAAGCGGCCCAGCGCCTGGAGTTCCTGCGCTCGCAACTGCCACAGGTACGCAAGGAACTGGAGAAGGCCGAGGCGGCGCTGAACAGCTATCAGACCAGTTCCAAATCCGTGGACATCAGTATCGAAACCAAGGGCGTGCTCGATCAGATCGTCGCGCTGGAAACACAGATTTCCGAACTGACGCTCAAGCGTGTGGACTACGACCGGCTCTACACCCGCGAACATCCGACGTACCGAACGCTGATGACGCAGATGGGCGAACTGCAGGCGCAGAAAGCCCAGCTGCTGAAGAAGGTCGATGCCTTGCCCATGACGCAGCAGGAGTTGCTGCGCCTGAGGCGTGACATGGAAGTCACCACCCAGACCTACACGCTGCTGATGAACCAGGCCCAGGAGCAGGACATCCTGCGTGCCGGCACCATCGGCAACGTGCGCGTCATCGACAACGCCTACTCGATGATCGAGAAGCCGTCCAAGCCGGTTCGCCCGCTGGTTGTGGCCATTGCGATTTTCGTCGGCCTGCTGGCTTCGGCGGCGGTCATCCTGTTGCGCCAGGCGTTCTATCGCGGCGTCGAAAGCCCGGACGCAATCGAGAAGCTTGGCGTACCGGTGTATGCCGGGCTGCCCTACAGCGCCTCGCAGGATCAGCTGAACCGCAGCCGCAAAGCGCGCGACGGCAAGACTCGCCTGCTCAGCCTGACCGAGCCAACCGACCTCGCGGTGGAGTCGCTGCGCAGCCTGCGCACCAGCCTCAAGTTCGCCATGCTCGAAGCGCGCAACAAAGTGCTGATGATCACCAGCCCGACACCTGCCGTCGGCAAGTCATTCGTGTCCAGCAACCTCGCCGCCGTCATCGCCCAGACCGGACAGCGCGTGCTGCTGATCGACGCTGACATGCGCCGCGGCTACCTGCACACCCTGTTCGGCATGGCGCCGCGCAATGGCCTGTCAGACGCCCTGGCCAGCGGGCTGAGCCTGGCTGAGATCACCAACCGCACGGAATTGAAGAACATGCACTTCATCTCCGCAGGATTTACCGCGCCGAACCCGTCCGAGCTGCTGATGCACGATAACTTTTCCCGCCTGCTGCGCGAGGCGGAGAAGCTCTACGACTTCATCATCATCGATACGCCGCCCGTGCTGGCGGTTACCGATGCCGTACTGGTCGCCCAGCAGGCCGGCACCAATCTGCTGGTAGCCCGCTTCGGTCTCAGCACGAGCTCGCAAATCGATGCATCCAAGCGCCGCCTCGGACAGAACGGCGTGTTGCTCAAGGGCGTGATCCTCAATGCCGTGAAGCGCAAGGCGTCCACTTCGCCCTACGACAGCGGTGCGTACGGCTATTACACCTATACCCAGCATGCCTGA
- a CDS encoding WbqC family protein, producing the protein MLRTVSMMQPYLFPYLGYFQLIALSDVFVLGDDLQYVRGSWMNRNRILVNGQPKLVTFPLRKGHQTEQIRERWLCDDFDKEAEALMKMLERSYARAPQRDSVLPLIRGILQCPERNLALFTENSLRCLCAYLDIHTPIYRGSSLGLPAKMDMQERVIQITHRMDGELYLNPIGGMDLYCPARFRADGLLLRFLRMDDIAYSQLNHPFVASLSIIDVLMFNSREALKELLLRFSVVEGHQKRATLTLA; encoded by the coding sequence GTGCTCAGAACCGTCTCGATGATGCAGCCTTATCTATTTCCGTACCTGGGCTACTTTCAGCTGATCGCGCTCAGCGACGTGTTCGTCCTGGGCGATGACCTGCAGTACGTCAGGGGCTCGTGGATGAACCGCAACCGCATCCTGGTCAACGGTCAGCCCAAGCTGGTTACCTTTCCGTTGAGGAAGGGTCACCAGACCGAACAGATCAGGGAGCGCTGGCTTTGTGATGACTTCGACAAGGAAGCCGAGGCGCTTATGAAGATGCTCGAGCGCAGCTACGCCAGGGCGCCACAGCGCGATTCGGTGCTGCCGCTGATCCGCGGCATCCTGCAGTGCCCCGAGCGCAACCTGGCGCTGTTCACCGAGAACTCGCTGCGCTGCCTGTGCGCCTACCTGGATATCCACACGCCGATCTATCGCGGCTCCAGCCTTGGCTTGCCGGCGAAGATGGACATGCAGGAACGGGTCATCCAGATCACTCATCGGATGGATGGCGAGCTCTACCTGAACCCCATCGGCGGCATGGACCTGTACTGCCCTGCCCGCTTCCGCGCCGACGGATTGCTGCTGCGCTTCCTGCGCATGGACGACATCGCTTACTCGCAGCTCAATCATCCCTTCGTGGCTTCGCTGTCGATCATCGATGTGCTGATGTTCAACAGCCGCGAGGCGCTCAAGGAATTGCTGCTGCGCTTCAGCGTGGTCGAAGGCCACCAGAAAAGGGCAACGCTGACACTGGCTTGA
- the rfaH gene encoding transcription/translation regulatory transformer protein RfaH has translation MTPSNTTRWYLIQTKPRQEARAEEHLLRQQFECYRPVKAPSPLRGLQSAKTGEALFPGYLFIRLDCIHDNWYPIRSTRGVSRVVSFGGQPTPVRDELIEQLRQRLALSEGAPAPTFTPGERVQVSGGSFSDIEAIFVSSDGEERSVILLNLLQREQKVRVPTRYLQCYS, from the coding sequence ATGACACCGAGCAACACCACACGCTGGTATCTGATCCAGACCAAGCCTCGCCAGGAAGCGCGCGCCGAGGAGCACCTATTGCGCCAGCAGTTCGAGTGCTACCGCCCGGTCAAGGCGCCCTCACCGTTGCGCGGCTTGCAAAGCGCCAAGACCGGCGAGGCGCTGTTTCCGGGCTATCTGTTCATCCGCCTGGATTGTATTCACGACAACTGGTACCCGATCCGCTCCACCCGGGGTGTCAGCCGCGTGGTCAGCTTCGGTGGCCAGCCAACGCCGGTACGCGATGAGTTGATCGAGCAGTTGCGACAGCGCCTTGCGCTGAGCGAAGGCGCACCAGCGCCAACGTTCACACCTGGCGAGCGCGTGCAGGTCAGTGGCGGCAGTTTCAGTGACATCGAAGCGATCTTCGTCAGCAGCGACGGCGAGGAGCGCTCGGTCATCCTGCTCAACCTGCTGCAGCGTGAGCAGAAGGTCCGGGTGCCCACCCGCTATCTCCAGTGCTACTCCTGA
- a CDS encoding glycosyltransferase family 4 protein: protein MKILFLNAFYTPHIGGGAEVILRHLAEGLQRRGCEVTVLATGPDAGLDMQLQDGVRVYRANLANSYWHYTQQRPSRVARLGWHYRDRYNSDMRCHVREVIAREQPDIVVCNNLTGWSISAWDEITAAGLPIVQVLHDLYLLCPKDTMFNRGKSCQRQCGLCSVFRLGHARASAPVATVIGVSRFVLERITAQGYFSRARQHVVHNCTPANPGQGSKPKQRSNHPLRFGYIGTLSENKGVGWLIEQFQRLEIDARLDIAGRGKLDYEARLKTMADPSKVSFLGYCDSDEFLQSIDVLVVPSLWGEPFGLVAVEGCANHLPVIASNMGGLPEIIRDECNGLLCSPDDPDSLGIAMLWLYIDGALRQRLASQARASVLPLLDMERMLDQYQSILHETLQGTRIHHEPEPADHPAATRLESVGLRQADLVDAGRRLAAAD, encoded by the coding sequence ATGAAGATCCTATTCCTCAATGCGTTCTACACCCCGCATATCGGCGGCGGCGCGGAAGTCATCCTCCGGCACCTGGCCGAGGGGCTACAGCGCCGTGGTTGCGAGGTGACGGTGCTGGCAACCGGCCCGGACGCCGGCCTCGACATGCAGCTTCAGGACGGCGTGCGGGTCTATCGCGCCAACCTGGCTAACAGCTACTGGCATTACACCCAGCAGCGTCCGAGTCGTGTCGCCCGCCTCGGCTGGCACTACCGCGACCGCTACAACAGCGACATGCGCTGCCATGTGCGCGAGGTGATCGCGCGGGAACAGCCGGATATCGTGGTCTGCAACAACCTTACTGGCTGGTCGATTTCCGCCTGGGACGAAATCACCGCCGCAGGCCTGCCGATCGTCCAGGTGCTGCACGACCTGTACCTGCTCTGCCCAAAGGACACCATGTTCAATCGCGGCAAGAGCTGCCAGCGCCAGTGCGGCCTGTGCTCGGTATTCCGCCTAGGCCATGCCCGCGCCTCGGCGCCGGTGGCGACGGTGATCGGCGTCAGCCGCTTCGTGCTCGAGCGCATCACCGCCCAGGGCTACTTCAGCCGCGCGCGTCAGCATGTGGTGCACAACTGCACGCCGGCCAACCCCGGTCAGGGCAGCAAACCCAAGCAGCGCAGCAATCATCCACTGCGTTTCGGCTATATCGGTACGCTGTCGGAGAACAAGGGCGTCGGCTGGCTGATCGAGCAGTTCCAGCGCCTGGAGATCGATGCCCGCCTGGATATCGCCGGGCGCGGAAAGCTGGACTACGAGGCCCGGCTCAAGACCATGGCCGACCCGAGCAAAGTGAGTTTTCTCGGCTATTGCGACAGCGACGAATTCCTGCAGAGCATTGATGTACTGGTGGTGCCATCGCTGTGGGGCGAGCCGTTCGGCCTGGTGGCCGTCGAAGGCTGCGCCAACCACCTGCCAGTGATCGCCAGCAACATGGGCGGACTACCGGAGATCATCCGCGACGAATGCAATGGCCTGCTCTGCTCGCCCGATGATCCAGACTCGCTCGGCATCGCCATGCTCTGGCTCTACATCGATGGTGCACTGCGGCAACGGCTCGCCAGCCAGGCGCGCGCCAGCGTACTGCCGCTGCTGGACATGGAACGCATGCTCGATCAGTACCAGTCGATCCTGCACGAAACACTTCAGGGAACGAGAATCCACCATGAACCAGAGCCTGCTGATCACCCCGCGGCAACGCGACTCGAATCCGTTGGCCTTCGACAAGCCGACCTTGTTGACGCTGGTCGTCGCCTCGCTGCTGCTGACTGA
- a CDS encoding glycosyltransferase family 4 protein has product MIVINARFLTQETRGVQRFAEQVCLELGAMRKDLTFIAPHDIRMHASAERLQVRRIGRNQGHLWEQFDLPLWLARHRYPPLVSLCNTAPLIYRNQIATHHDITYVRHPESYSRTFRSVYRGLTPLLLKRIKALITVSDFSRKEIARYYGYPSEKICVVPNAVAAKFHPLSGGDRRDNDKPYLLAVSSPNAHKNFARMVTAFLSLEGFDDVELHIVGDSHSVFSGGNCSVDGSPRVRMLGRLNDEQLVREYQGATAFVFPSLYEGFGIPPLEAQACGCPVIAARAASIPEVLGESVLYFEPLNIEDIARCMRHVLQDAGLRDDLRTLGLANVERYSWKRSAQTVSQLIDQALMGKPSPPSLIAWSPDRH; this is encoded by the coding sequence ATGATCGTTATCAACGCTCGTTTCCTGACCCAGGAAACCCGCGGCGTGCAACGTTTTGCCGAGCAGGTCTGCCTGGAGCTTGGAGCCATGCGCAAGGATCTGACCTTCATCGCGCCCCATGACATCCGCATGCATGCCAGTGCCGAGCGCCTGCAGGTACGGCGTATCGGCCGCAATCAGGGGCACTTGTGGGAGCAATTCGACCTGCCCCTGTGGCTGGCCCGCCACCGCTATCCGCCGCTGGTATCGCTGTGCAATACCGCACCGCTGATCTACCGCAACCAGATCGCCACGCATCACGACATCACCTATGTTCGTCATCCAGAGAGCTATTCACGCACCTTCCGCAGCGTCTACCGGGGGCTCACGCCGCTGCTGCTCAAGCGCATAAAAGCGCTGATCACGGTCAGCGACTTCTCGCGCAAGGAAATCGCCCGTTACTACGGCTACCCGAGCGAGAAGATTTGCGTGGTACCGAACGCTGTAGCGGCGAAGTTTCATCCGCTCAGTGGCGGTGATCGCAGGGACAACGACAAGCCATACCTGCTGGCTGTGTCCTCACCGAACGCCCACAAGAATTTCGCGCGAATGGTGACGGCCTTCCTTAGCCTGGAAGGCTTCGACGACGTGGAACTGCATATCGTCGGCGACTCGCACTCGGTCTTCTCCGGCGGCAACTGCAGTGTCGATGGCAGCCCGCGCGTGCGCATGCTGGGCCGGCTGAACGACGAACAGCTGGTACGCGAATATCAGGGCGCGACGGCATTCGTTTTCCCCTCGCTCTACGAAGGCTTCGGCATTCCACCACTGGAAGCGCAGGCTTGCGGTTGCCCGGTAATCGCCGCACGCGCTGCATCCATCCCTGAAGTGCTCGGCGAGAGCGTGCTCTATTTCGAGCCGCTGAACATCGAGGACATCGCGCGTTGCATGCGCCACGTGCTGCAGGACGCAGGGCTGCGGGATGACCTGCGCACCCTCGGCCTGGCGAATGTCGAGCGCTACTCCTGGAAGCGATCCGCGCAGACGGTATCGCAACTGATCGACCAGGCGCTGATGGGCAAGCCCAGCCCGCCGTCGCTCATCGCCTGGTCACCGGATCGCCACTGA
- a CDS encoding acyltransferase family protein yields MERLAHIDALRGGAAVLLMTQILLVPALEANWLMQHGLDTGLLACLWFLLGGGFIVPASLHAGTEDGRGFVIRRLLRLLPVYLVAVLLTAIVLPAAQAWLPGVTTASTGVAYDAIGGYGALPPLLLFYALCLALQALGLLHSVSLRAGCALLLLAAALLLALVRQLLDMALPVTLPLVLSLMFFASIWYEAQHESSSYARRRAREYVRYTLKVYLLVIPVVFIAGWSAAGTAWPRELISYALAIATFLLFTSRLPLRAPALVWLGSLSYSLYLLLPAMQRLGERLAQALELTAPTASVVGAALGLLLAIGSALLCRHLLDLPLAHAGKRLTGQRDPLPLVRLHSR; encoded by the coding sequence ATGGAACGGTTGGCACATATCGACGCGCTTCGTGGCGGCGCGGCAGTACTCCTGATGACCCAGATCCTGCTGGTGCCAGCACTGGAGGCAAACTGGCTGATGCAACACGGCTTAGACACGGGGCTGCTGGCATGCCTCTGGTTCCTGCTCGGCGGCGGGTTCATCGTGCCGGCCAGCTTGCATGCCGGCACTGAAGACGGGCGCGGCTTCGTCATCCGGCGCCTGTTACGCCTGCTGCCGGTCTATCTGGTCGCAGTGCTCTTGACTGCCATCGTGCTGCCGGCGGCACAAGCCTGGTTGCCTGGCGTGACGACAGCAAGTACCGGCGTGGCATACGATGCGATTGGCGGTTACGGCGCGCTGCCGCCACTTCTGCTGTTCTACGCGCTTTGCCTTGCGCTGCAGGCGCTCGGCCTGCTGCACAGTGTGAGCCTACGTGCCGGCTGCGCACTCCTTTTGTTGGCGGCCGCGCTGCTGCTGGCATTGGTACGTCAGCTGCTCGACATGGCACTGCCCGTGACGCTACCGCTGGTGCTGTCGCTGATGTTCTTCGCTTCGATCTGGTACGAAGCTCAACACGAGAGCAGCAGCTATGCCCGCCGCCGCGCCCGCGAATACGTGCGCTACACCCTGAAGGTTTATCTGCTGGTAATACCGGTCGTGTTCATCGCCGGCTGGTCTGCTGCCGGAACGGCCTGGCCGCGCGAGCTGATCAGCTATGCCCTGGCGATCGCGACCTTTCTGTTGTTCACCAGCCGGTTGCCATTGCGTGCGCCAGCCCTGGTGTGGCTCGGCAGCCTCAGCTACTCGCTTTACCTGTTACTGCCGGCCATGCAGCGCCTGGGTGAGCGATTGGCCCAGGCACTTGAGCTCACCGCCCCGACCGCATCCGTCGTCGGTGCCGCGCTCGGTCTGCTGCTTGCAATCGGCAGCGCCCTGCTCTGTCGCCATCTGCTGGATCTGCCCCTGGCCCACGCCGGCAAACGCCTCACCGGACAACGCGACCCGCTGCCGCTGGTACGTCTGCACAGCCGCTGA
- a CDS encoding glycosyltransferase family 4 protein: protein MKVAIVHDWLVTYAGAERVLAGLCAVWPEADLFAVIDFLSDEDRAHLGGKRATTTFIQQLPKARSHYQKYLPLMPLAIEQLDMSSYDLIISSSHAVAKGVLTGPNQLHISYVHSPIRYAWDLQHQYLHEASLERGIKAKLARMLLHYMRMWDQRTASGVDEFIANSHFIGRRINKAYRRQSTVIYPPVDTRQFTLHEAKEDFYLTASRMVPYKKIPLIIEAFAAMPDKRLIVIGTGPEMEKAREAAGANVTLLGYQSFEVLLQHMQRARAFVFAAEEDFGIAPIEAQACGTPVIAFGRGGVLETVRGLDHPEPTGVFYPEQSVASIIAAIAQFEVQHSRISAANCRSNAERFAIERFQQEIRAFVEARLREARAYDGQDFSPSAVPSTSIYPATVVPIKHA from the coding sequence ATGAAAGTTGCCATCGTTCACGATTGGCTGGTGACGTATGCCGGCGCCGAACGCGTGCTTGCCGGTCTTTGCGCCGTCTGGCCGGAAGCCGACCTGTTTGCCGTCATCGATTTTCTTTCCGATGAAGACCGTGCCCACCTCGGCGGCAAACGCGCCACCACCACCTTCATCCAGCAACTGCCGAAGGCCCGCAGTCATTACCAGAAGTACCTACCACTGATGCCGCTGGCCATCGAGCAGCTGGACATGTCCTCCTATGACCTGATCATTTCCAGCAGCCACGCGGTGGCCAAGGGTGTGCTGACCGGCCCCAACCAGCTGCACATCAGCTATGTGCATTCGCCGATCCGCTACGCCTGGGACCTGCAGCACCAGTACCTGCACGAAGCCAGCCTGGAACGCGGCATCAAGGCCAAGCTCGCGCGCATGCTGCTGCACTACATGCGCATGTGGGACCAGCGCACCGCCAGCGGCGTCGACGAATTCATCGCCAATTCGCACTTCATCGGCCGGCGTATCAACAAGGCCTACCGGCGTCAATCGACGGTGATTTACCCGCCGGTCGATACCCGCCAGTTCACCCTGCACGAGGCCAAGGAAGACTTTTATCTCACCGCCTCACGCATGGTGCCGTACAAGAAGATCCCGCTGATTATCGAAGCCTTCGCGGCGATGCCGGACAAGCGCCTCATCGTCATCGGCACCGGCCCGGAAATGGAAAAGGCGCGCGAAGCCGCCGGCGCCAACGTCACCCTGCTCGGCTATCAGAGCTTCGAGGTGCTGCTGCAGCACATGCAGCGCGCCCGGGCGTTCGTCTTCGCTGCAGAGGAGGATTTCGGCATCGCGCCGATCGAGGCCCAGGCCTGCGGCACGCCGGTAATCGCCTTCGGCCGCGGCGGCGTGCTGGAAACCGTGCGTGGCCTCGACCATCCCGAGCCCACCGGGGTGTTCTACCCCGAGCAAAGCGTCGCCTCGATCATCGCCGCCATTGCCCAATTCGAGGTGCAGCACTCACGCATCAGTGCAGCGAACTGCCGCAGCAATGCAGAGCGCTTCGCCATCGAACGCTTCCAGCAGGAAATCCGTGCCTTCGTCGAGGCTCGTCTGCGCGAGGCCAGGGCCTACGACGGCCAAGACTTCTCACCTTCCGCGGTACCCAGTACGTCGATCTATCCGGCCACGGTGGTACCGATCAAGCACGCGTGA
- a CDS encoding glycosyltransferase, with the protein MAVSHGETLLQRQTTIVTVTYGDRLNYLRRLIEQAFAFEQITRVVVVSNASTAPLEQLTSRWPGQVRIIALEQNTGSANGYAVGLEAALAEGAQYIWMMDDDNAPTAAAVRLLHDELTQLGDDVGLHRAAVLGFRPSQQEDIARGVPRRFVIQPRSSYFGFHVAQLPYKLWRRLPWGRPEGTPPRAVDLPFAPYGGMLAHRSLYQAIGVPLRELVLYADDTEYTRRITAKGGRLRLVTDALIDELELSWNIKAHTRNIYEAFLLGDSDFRAYYTARNQAWFDTYVWAASPWLYRLNRRIFLGLLRLVAWRQHAPERLQLIEQAIRDGESRTLGMSQTFPLR; encoded by the coding sequence ATGGCGGTAAGCCACGGCGAAACGTTGCTACAGCGACAGACCACTATCGTTACCGTCACCTACGGTGATCGCCTGAACTACTTACGTCGCCTGATCGAACAGGCCTTCGCGTTCGAGCAGATCACCCGTGTAGTGGTGGTCAGCAACGCTTCCACTGCACCGCTGGAGCAATTGACCAGTCGCTGGCCCGGGCAGGTGCGGATCATTGCATTGGAGCAGAACACCGGTTCAGCCAACGGCTACGCGGTAGGGCTGGAAGCCGCGCTCGCCGAGGGCGCGCAATACATCTGGATGATGGATGACGACAACGCGCCGACTGCCGCAGCCGTGCGCCTGCTACACGACGAACTGACGCAGCTGGGCGACGACGTAGGGCTGCACCGGGCCGCCGTGTTGGGCTTTCGCCCCAGTCAGCAGGAAGACATCGCCCGTGGTGTGCCGCGGCGCTTCGTCATCCAGCCGCGCTCCAGCTACTTCGGTTTCCACGTGGCGCAACTGCCGTACAAGCTCTGGCGCCGCCTGCCCTGGGGGCGGCCGGAAGGGACGCCACCACGCGCCGTCGACCTGCCGTTCGCGCCTTACGGCGGCATGCTCGCCCACCGCAGCCTCTACCAGGCGATCGGCGTGCCACTGCGCGAGCTGGTGCTCTACGCCGACGACACCGAGTACACCCGTCGCATCACCGCCAAAGGCGGGCGCCTGCGGCTGGTAACCGATGCGCTGATCGACGAACTGGAGCTGTCTTGGAACATCAAGGCCCACACGCGCAACATTTATGAAGCCTTTCTGCTCGGCGACTCGGACTTCCGCGCCTATTACACCGCTCGGAACCAAGCCTGGTTCGATACCTATGTGTGGGCGGCTTCGCCTTGGCTGTATCGCCTGAACCGGCGAATCTTCCTCGGCCTGCTGAGGCTTGTGGCCTGGCGACAACATGCGCCGGAACGCCTGCAACTGATTGAGCAGGCCATCCGCGACGGCGAGAGCCGCACGCTGGGGATGAGCCAGACTTTCCCGTTGCGCTGA
- a CDS encoding acyltransferase family protein yields MQAPTPANRDNNFDFLRFFAAAMVVFGHSYGLSGQAHQEPLRLFSGSYDSADIAVHVFFVMSGFLIAGSWLNSHSVLDFAAKRALRILPALIVSVLFVVLVVGPLATELSLSEYFAAPGTLAYLSNAVLITEFRLPGVFESNPFAYTVNGSLWTLPYEVLMYVTVLTLGLLKVFGRSMALVGLVLMVGVHFYLIPIYEVQSDLLRKATRLGMFFYAGVVFYLYRQRLVWSWKIAALLVGANLLSARSDYWELVHVLTVPYLTLYLAQLRIPRLAGFGKAGDFSYGLYIFSFPIQQLIMHWTEGQLPLLPFMALGFTASLIAALLSWHLIESPAMALKRYLPRRRRSTATAVATANR; encoded by the coding sequence ATGCAAGCGCCCACGCCGGCAAACAGAGACAACAACTTCGACTTTCTGCGCTTTTTCGCCGCTGCCATGGTGGTGTTCGGCCACAGCTACGGCCTTTCAGGCCAGGCACATCAGGAACCGCTGCGACTGTTCAGCGGCAGCTACGACTCGGCGGATATCGCCGTGCACGTATTCTTCGTCATGAGCGGCTTTCTCATCGCCGGTTCCTGGTTGAACAGTCACAGCGTGTTGGATTTCGCAGCCAAGCGGGCATTGCGCATCCTTCCGGCGCTGATCGTCTCGGTGTTATTCGTCGTGCTCGTGGTGGGTCCGCTGGCTACCGAGCTGTCGCTAAGTGAATACTTCGCCGCACCCGGCACCCTTGCCTACCTCAGCAACGCGGTGCTGATCACCGAGTTCCGGCTGCCGGGCGTATTCGAATCCAACCCCTTTGCATACACCGTCAATGGCTCGCTCTGGACGCTGCCGTACGAAGTGCTGATGTATGTCACCGTGCTCACGCTCGGCCTGCTCAAAGTGTTCGGCCGCAGCATGGCGCTAGTCGGGCTGGTGCTGATGGTCGGCGTGCATTTCTACCTGATCCCGATCTACGAGGTGCAAAGCGACCTGCTACGCAAGGCTACACGGCTCGGCATGTTCTTCTATGCCGGCGTGGTGTTCTACCTGTACCGCCAGCGCCTTGTCTGGAGCTGGAAAATCGCCGCGCTGCTGGTCGGCGCAAACCTGCTCAGTGCCCGCAGCGACTACTGGGAGCTGGTGCACGTGCTGACCGTGCCCTACCTCACGCTATACCTCGCGCAACTGCGTATTCCGCGGCTGGCCGGGTTCGGCAAGGCAGGAGATTTCTCCTACGGGCTGTACATTTTCAGCTTCCCGATCCAGCAGCTGATCATGCACTGGACCGAGGGCCAGCTGCCGCTGCTGCCATTCATGGCGCTCGGGTTCACCGCCAGCTTGATCGCCGCTCTACTGTCCTGGCACCTGATCGAGTCGCCAGCCATGGCGCTCAAGCGCTACCTTCCGCGCCGGCGGCGCTCGACAGCGACGGCAGTTGCGACAGCCAATCGCTGA